In the genome of Candidatus Saccharimonadales bacterium, the window ATACTCACGAAAATCTGTCTTTGTCTGAAGCAGCTTAAAGATCCGGGTGCGTTTGTCTAAAATACCATCTACGACAACCAGAGTTGTCGAGTCGGGGACTGATTCGAGCAGACCCTCCAAGGCCATAAAAAGATTCTTGTTAAGACTTGGCCCACTCAAGATAACCATAGTGCTAAGCGCAAATAAATTTGTTGACTGAACTGCTCCACGGAGTTCATTTATATCTGTGTTTTCGCCAGCTAAGCGAATTATCGAATCGGGTCCATGCTGTTTTATAAAGTCGTCTTCGACAGCTTTGCGCTGCTGCTCAACCTCGTAGCTATTGGCCCCGCAAAGAGTAACGATCATTTCGTCTTCCTCGTTAATCGCTGGCAGTGAGGACAGATGTGTGTCCCCCGCCCAGCCACCACGATCCTTTGAATTGGTGTTCCGCATCGAAAACACGGTTCACCTTTTCGTTTATAGACCTGGGCATGAGCGGTAAAGCTGCCTTTTTTGCCGTGGGCGTCAACGTAGTTACGATCACTTGCACCACCCTTTTCAAGGCTAAGCTCTAAGATCCTAAGGAGCTCATTATATAATGTCCGTAGTTTAGCGGGCGATACATCCCTGACTCTCGTGGCAGGATGCAGCCTGGCGGCAAAGAGTGATTCATCGGCGTAGATATTGCCGATACCTGCAATAACCGTCTGGTCTATTAGTGCAGCCTTGATGACGCTAGTAGGACGTTTTATAAGGCGTTCTTTAAAGACCTTGAAAGTAAATGATGGCTCGAGTGGTTCTGGCCCCATAGACTTAAGCAGACCGCTTGTCTCAAGATCTCCAGTAGGCAGCAGGCGCATCCAGCCAAATTTTCTTTGATCATTAAAGAACAGCCTTCCGTCGTTCAGCGTCACAATAACGCGTGTCGAGCGATCGGGTAGATCGCCGACGAGACTATCGTTTGGATGGC includes:
- the mutM gene encoding bifunctional DNA-formamidopyrimidine glycosylase/DNA-(apurinic or apyrimidinic site) lyase, which codes for MPELPEVETVRRGLVQILPGMKVTGVEVRSTKSFPNEQVRVDTKLINASITAVRRRAKILLIDLSTDFSLAVHLKMTGQLVFRGTNGTRFGAGHPNDSLVGDLPDRSTRVIVTLNDGRLFFNDQRKFGWMRLLPTGDLETSGLLKSMGPEPLEPSFTFKVFKERLIKRPTSVIKAALIDQTVIAGIGNIYADESLFAARLHPATRVRDVSPAKLRTLYNELLRILELSLEKGGASDRNYVDAHGKKGSFTAHAQVYKRKGEPCFRCGTPIQRIVVAGRGTHICPHCQRLTRKTK